One window of the Camelus dromedarius isolate mCamDro1 chromosome 15, mCamDro1.pat, whole genome shotgun sequence genome contains the following:
- the C1GALT1C1L gene encoding C1GALT1-specific chaperone 1-like protein: MISESVSFLKGMLVGSTCCVFITMFGQINMRHRGRTQDHAHHHLRLPHTKDFLNISEAQRMELSKNIRIYCIILGESNDEHYWAVLKETWTKHCDKAELYNTKNDNLFNKENDKWTQMRKTYQHVFEKHGDNYSWFFLAHPTTFAVIENLKYLLFTKDASQPFYLGHTATSGDLKYVTMKGGIVLSMETLKRLNSFLNKTKKCAEQRAFWESSADMQLAVCLKYVGVLAENAEDSEGRAIFNTKPIAHLIRETMSNNRQPVVEGCCSDMAVTFSRLTPQKMTVMMYGVYRLRAFGHYFNDTLIFLPPNGSEND, encoded by the coding sequence GTGTATCATTTCTTAAGGGTATGCTGGTTGGGAGCACTTGCTGTGTTTTTATAACTATGTTTGGGCAAATTAACATGCGACACAGAGGTAGAACTCAAGACCACGCGCATCATCACCTCCGCCTACCTCACacaaaagatttcttaaacatttcCGAAGCGCAACGCATGGAGCTTAGCAAAAATATCCGTATTTACTGTATCATCCTTGGAGAATCCAATGATGAGCATTATTGGGCTGTACTGAAAGAGACTTGGACCAAACACTGTGACAAAGCAGAGCTCTACAATACTAAAAATGATAAtttgtttaataaagaaaatgacaagtggacacagatgaggaaaacttaCCAACATGTCTTTGAAAAGCATGGGGACAACTACAGCTGGTTCTTTCTTGCACACCCCACTACATTTGCTGTCATTGAAAATTTAAAGTATCTTCTGTTTACTAAGGACGCATCACAACCTTTCTATCTGGGTCACACTGCAACATCTGGCGACCTCAAATATGTGACTATGAAAGGAGGAATTGTCTTAAGTATGGAGACTCTGAAAAGACTTAACAGCTTTCTTAATAAGACTAAAAAGTGTGCAGAGCAAAGGGCCTTTTGGGAGTCATCTGCAGATATGCAGCTGGCAGTCTGCCTGAAATACGTGGGAGTCCTTGCAGAAAATGCAGAGGACTCTGAAGGAAGAGCTATATTTAATACAAAACCAATTGCACATCTTATTAGAGAGACAATGTCTAATAACCGTCAGCCAGTAGTAGAAGGCTGCTGTTCAGATATGGCTGTTACTTTTAGTAGACTGACTCCCCAAAAGATGACAGTAATGATGTATGGTGTGTATCGGCTCAGGGCATTTGGACATTATTTCAATGACACACTGATTTTCTTGCCTCCAAATGGTTCAGAAAATGACTGA